One region of Colius striatus isolate bColStr4 chromosome 26, bColStr4.1.hap1, whole genome shotgun sequence genomic DNA includes:
- the LOC133627993 gene encoding nuclear envelope integral membrane protein 1-like has protein sequence MYGPLKNKRSIHLIWGLQLLGLPLLYAANQIHPVALAVVLIPMCIKSINYIMYRASAAQRRGRSIWAQPSPCHLLTQEEYQMQGKVETRRALEELQKCCQSPEVNVQAIRRRLRSPESFAAFLRGASHLTRYEVIRHEQEYGRGSSFLEEQHLGGEIQAQQSGFTPLLMLFPDC, from the exons ATGTACGGCCCACTGAAGAACAAGCGCAGCATCCATCTCATCTggggcctgcagctcctggggctgccgCTGCTATATGCAGCCAACCAGATCCATCCTGTTGCCTTGGCTGTGGTGCTGATTCCAATGTGCATCAAGAGCATCAATTACATCATGTACCGGGCTTCTGCTGCCCAAAG gagagggaggagcaTTTGGGCTCAGCCGAGCCCCTGTCACCTGCTGACCCAAGAGGAATATCAAATGCAGGGCAAGGTGGAGACACGCAGGGCACTAGAGGAGCTTCAAAAGTGCTGCCAAAGCCCAGAGGTCAATGTCCAGGCTATAAGGAGACGCCTCCGCTCTCCAGAGAG ctttgctgcctttctgcGTGGTGCCTCTCACCTCACTCGCTACGAGGTCATTCGCCATGAGCAGGAGTACGGCCGTGGCAGCAGCTTCCTTGAGGAGCAGCACTTAGGAGGAGAAATCCAAGCACAGCAATCAG GTTTCACTCCCCTGTTGATGCTTTTTCCTGACTGTTGA
- the KRT18 gene encoding keratin, type I cytoskeletal 18: MSFSRSSVYSSTHRSTGIGSGRRGPLLASAASVYAGAGGSGSRVSVTRTTSFTSSAGGYGAGYGAGYGAGYGAGLGSSMLLTGSSVMANEKETMQDLNDRLATYLEQVRSLEQENRRLETQIRDFLAQKGPSTRDWSHQWQAIEELRDKIFEVTVENARTVLQIDNARLAADDFRVKYEAELAIRTAVENDIAGLRKVIDDTNMSRLQLEGEAEALREELIFLRKNHEEEVTSLRGQASASAVTVEVDAPKSQDLGEVLAELRAQYDALAQQNLAELEQQWGQQITESTIEITQSSKDVEAARSTALELRRSLQALEIDLESLRNQKAGLETNLCEVETRRAAQLEQAQARVQQAEAELLRVRTELRRQAQEYETLRDAKGRLEAEIATYRRLLEGGEEFSLQDALEKEVAAATQRSTQQRGAAEARDGKGRLH; encoded by the exons ATGAGCTTTTCCCGCAGCAGCGTCTATTCCAGCACCCACCGCTCCACCGGCATCGGCTCCGGTCGCCGCGGGCCGCTCCTGGCCAGCGCGGCCAGTGTCTAcgccggggccgggggctcGGGCTCCCGCGTCTCCGTCACTCGCACCAccagcttcaccagctctgcagGCGGCTACGGGGCCGGTTATGGGGCCGGTTATGGGGCCGGTTATGGGGccgggctggggagcagcatgTTGCTGACGGGTTCTAGTGTGATGGCCAACGAGAAGGAGACGATGCAGGACCTCAACGACCGTTTGGCCACCTACTTGGAGCAAGTCCGGAGCCTGGAGCAGGAGAACCGGCGGCTGGAGACTCAGATCCGGGATTTTCTGGCGCAGAAGGGCCCCAGCACCCGGGACTGGAGCCACCAGTGGCAAGCCATCGAGGAGCTGCGTGACAAG ATCTTTGAGGTGACAGTGGAGAACGCTCGGACAGTGCTGCAGATCGACAACGCCCGGCTGGCAGCAGATGACTTCAGGGTCAA GTACGAGGCGGAGCTGGCCATCCGCACGGCCGTGGAGAATGACATCGCCGGGCTGCGCAAGGTGATCGACGACACCAACATGTCGcggctgcagctggagggagAGGCCGAGGCCCTGCGCGAGGAGCTGATCTTCCTGCGCAAGAACCACGAGGAG GAGGTGACGAGCCTGCGGGGCCAAGCCTCAGCCTCGGCAGTGACTGTGGAGGTGGATGCGCCCAAGTCGCAGGACCTGGGTGAGGTGCTGGCGGAGCTCCGGGCGCAGTACGATGCGCTGGCGCAGCAGAACCTGgctgagctggagcagcagtgGGGACAGCAG ATCACCGAGAGCACCATCGAGATCACGCAGAGCAGCAAGGACGTGGAGGCAGCACGCAGCACCGCACTGGAGCTGCGCCGCTCCCTCCAGGCGCTGGAGATTGACCTGGAGTCCCTGCGCAACCAG AAGGCCGGGCTGGAGACCAACCTGTGCGAGGTGGAGACGCGGCGCGCGGCACAGCTGGAGCAGGCGCAGGCGCGGGTGCAGCAGGCTGAGGCCGAGCTGCTGCGGGTGCGCACGGAGCTGCGGCGCCAGGCACAGGAGTACGAGACGCTGCGTGACGCCAAGGGCAGGCTGGAGGCTGAAATCGCGACCTACCGGCGGCTactggagggaggagaggagttCAG CCTGCAGGACGCCCTGGAGAAGGAGGTGGCCGCGGCCACACAGAGGAGCACGCAGCAGAGGGGAGCGGCCGAGGCCAGGGACGGCAAGGGGCGGCTCCACTGA